GGGAGTGTTTACATAACACTGAAAAAATGTAAGTATCAGTGCCTTTatatttgatttaaatggacaGTGTTCCTTTAATCCAAGTTCTCCTGTTCCTAATACCGTTATCACtaaatgagaatttaaaaaatccagttttaGCGATTTATGCTCTTTGTatactttttgcatttctctcagcttAGGCAAAGAAAAGTCAAGTCATTTCACTTTCAAATTGTTAGTGATGCACTGTTTGAAATTTAAACATTGCAATGAAATATTGAACAGCTGTCACTGGAACTTTTTAAAAGAGATATTATGGAAATTTTATTTCTCAGATTTATAAATGCTGTAGAGAGGAGGTGAACTGGACCAGCAAAATAGCTCACTACCCGTTCCTGAGGGGAGGCATATGCTGCGTAGCTTCAGGGTATATAACCTGTGCAGAAAAATCTTTGATATGGTGTCTTGGATTCCAAATTGCTTTTACAAGCAAGTGGTATACaggttgttggtggtggtggtggttggcaTCCTCTTGATGCACTGAGATTTTGGAAAAATTTATCGGTTTTAATAAAATCTGGATAAACAGATTACGACATGCCTTGTGTTTTCAATACAGATGATGGTCGAACAAAACCCATTCCACGTAAGGGCCATGTGGAAGGTTTTGAGCCAGCGGACAATAAATGTCTTCTGAGAGCAACGGATGGGAAGAAAAAGATTAGCACAGTGGTAAGTAGCAAATCTGGGTCAGAGAGAGCATGCAAACTCGTTTGTTCCTGAAATAATTGCCTGCATCATTCAGGCTGAAGGCCAACTTTAGCTCATGTAGCATTATCTGGAATTTCTACATGTGGTGAATAAACCATCAGTGTCAGGTCTGAGAGCAGTCACAGCTTGGGCATATGACAATAGCATGGGCATTTGGATGCTGGAGATACGGGGCTCAGTGTTCCTTAGAGAGTTTGAATGTGCTGTGGGAGAACTTGAATGAATGTCACAAATGAATGAAAAGGAATCTGAAAAGAGTATATTATGTTGAAAAACTAGCCAGGATAATTTAGTCTGTAATATAGACAAAGTGGAAGGCACTGGAataatctagggtgaccagacagcaaacatgaaaaatcaggacagtgggTAATATGAggctatgtaagaaaaagaccctaaaatcgggacatctggtcaccctagaataaGCCGATGTAATTGGCTTGGGACTTTACAGTGAGGATTGTTCACTGTTTGAAGTTTGTAGATTTGTAGAGGAAATGCTACCCTTTTACTGAGAGGTGACTTAAATTGGTGGTGGTAGGAGGGGGAATAGTCCTCCAAAAAACTAGATCTGTTACCGAGAGTACTTTCCTGTTACCCCTCCACATGTGGTCTCTGAACCTATTTTGATGCCAACTCTTCATGAGATTGAATGTGATCACTTGATCAGACATAAGTGCTGCTAGGTGGGACCTGGTGTTTAACTGACAGGCAAACGTCTATTGAAATTTTTAGTCCTAGGataaaatgtttcctgtattttaTGCTTAACATCCGAATTTGCTTTTCACAGGTAAGCTCAAAGGAAGTAAACAAATTCCAGATGGTAAGTTTCCTATGTTCTCTCTTATCTTCTTTTTGTTCTTCTGTATTGTAAGGAGGAATATTCGATAATTTAAGATAAGCCATGGAAAGCTACAAATCATTCTTCTAGCTCTTTCACATCTCTCAATGGGTTGGTTGGTTAAATATTTAAGTTATAGGACAGATGCTTCCATATCTTGGTATGTATATGGTCTTTCCATTTGCATGACATTCTCCAAAGCATCTTATTTAACTCTTGTGTCCTTGTGAGGAAGAAAAGAGTGGTTTCCTGATGAGTTTGAACATTCTGTAAAAAGGAGCTGTGTGGAAATATAGGTTATCTAAAATGGAGATTttgtaaacttttattttttactcCAGTGCACTGCCTCTGAGTATTTGGTCTATCTTAAAGATGCTTATTTCATGATTGCAGGCCTATTCCAACCTGTTGAGAGCTAACATGGATGGCCTGAAGAAGAAAGACAAGAAAAGCAAAAATAAGAAAAGTAAAGCAACCCAGTGATGGAACATAACGACTTTCCATTACTGCAAGACTTGCATTCTAGCCTTCAAAGTCCATTTTTTCCTAAGTCAACACTTTCTTTTGGCGGTAGAATACTGAGATGTGAACAATACCTTCacttaaataaaatgaaaataaaaggtaGTTTCTGTAGATTGTTATTTGGCAGGAATATTCACAAGATTAGACTGAAACCTCTTCACTCTCAGCTGCCATGTTTTGTTACACAGGATAGTCTGTAAACTGTTTTGGGGGATGCAAGGGGTGGTCACAAGGGCAAAGTAAGAGTAGATCTTAAGTAGTGAATGAAAGCCTAATTCTGTAGATAAGCCCCATGTAAACTAAGTAGGGAAGTTGAGAATTAGTGGGAGCGTTgactttttttctattttagcTTCTAGAAGTGGTTGGAGGTTAAGAGGTCATGACCAAAAGAAGCAAGTCCTAGAACTTCATGTTACAATTGCAATGACTGCTTTAGTAAAAGTCTCATTCTTATGAATGTGTTCAGGGATTTGGTGCTTCTTACTTTGAATGGTTATattgctaccactctgaaaattgTAAATATAGTATCTTGATGCTTTGTTGTGAAACAGTAATATTTGCTTGTTCCTATTAAACAATCAGAAGTGCATTTGGTTGAAATGACTACTGTAATTGTATTGGTCTTTAGTGAATGATTAGTCTGATCATACGCTAGTCCATGTTTGCAGTGGGGATCCAAGCAGCCAGTTACACAGGTCTTGTACTACTTACAAGTAGTGATACAGGCATGAGAACCCCTCCTTCTGCACATACATAGTGATCTTCTGTACTTGTATAAATAGGTATGGAATCTTCTTGTAGCAGTCTGAGCTGTCTATAATTTCTGTTCTAAAAAACTAGTGGCCTCTTCCCCGGTCACTCTTTGCTGAAGGTAAAGTTTGATAGCAGCATGTAGGAGGGTCATAGTAAGGCTAGCTATGTAATAAAGGGGCAGAGACTGCAGCACTGGAAAGTTCACTTGAGTACAGGACTAAGATGGCATACCATAAGCAGCTTAAAGAAAGGCACTGTATACCTATGTAGTCAAACCAAATGCTGTACTTGTGCTAGGGTCAATGAAACTCTCAGAATGGGGAAAGCTGCTGGACTTTAGGGTGGcaaaactcccccctcccccccaaacaaaaGACAAAATTAAGCAATCCTGTAAATAAAGTTGTACCCTTAATTATAAGGGGAACTGGGATGAATGTCTATATTATCATACCACTTAGGAGCCCCAGTTGTGGAACAGGATCAAGGTCTGGTAGGCACAATGCAAACTAAGaatacagtctctgccccaaagagcttacagtcgaaGAAGTTAGGATTGCCTAAACCTTTCTATCCTAAGATCCTGTTCTTACTTAACATTGCTAACCTTTTGGGCTTGAATTTTCCATGTTGGGGTTCTGCTTGGGCTgtcgggttttttttttggtggggaaagTTACAGCTAACACAATTTAGCTGTTTCTGAAACTGTGGTTTAAGAAAGATTCTTAGTTTCTCAGTGGAATAGTTTTAGCACTTCCATAGTGTGGAGTAAGGACTTGAAGCTTTGCAGGTGGTGGGGATCAGAGAGGTGTCTTACGTTGTCCTGGAGAAATTTCACCCATCCTTGATTGTGttatagtagggctgtcaagtgactaattgtgctgttaatagaaaagcatttatttaaatatttttggatgttttctacattttcaaatatattaatttcacttacaacacagaatacaaagtgtatggtggtcactttatatttgttttttattacaaatatttgcactgtaaaaaacagtatttttcaattcacctaatacaagtactgtagtacaagctccttatcatgaaagttgaacttacaaatgtagaattgggAAGAAAACTTatgtttgaatgcagttatttttttcttcccaattctacatttgtaagttcaactttcatgataaggagcttgtactacagtacttgtattaggtgaattgaaaaatactattgttCATTGCAAATGTATATAGAATACAAggtttacagtgctcactttatatttgtgttgtaattgaaatatatttgaaaatgtagaaaa
Above is a window of Mauremys mutica isolate MM-2020 ecotype Southern unplaced genomic scaffold, ASM2049712v1 000009F_np12_subseq_1:161612_obj, whole genome shotgun sequence DNA encoding:
- the LOC123356898 gene encoding signal recognition particle 14 kDa protein isoform X1, yielding MPAFSQREMVCGLFLTELTRLFQKCRTTGSVYITLKKYDGRTKPIPRKGHVEGFEPADNKCLLRATDGKKKISTVVSSKEVNKFQMAYSNLLRANMDGLKKKDKKSKNKKSKATQ
- the LOC123356898 gene encoding signal recognition particle 14 kDa protein isoform X2, giving the protein MVLLESEQFLTELTRLFQKCRTTGSVYITLKKYDGRTKPIPRKGHVEGFEPADNKCLLRATDGKKKISTVVSSKEVNKFQMAYSNLLRANMDGLKKKDKKSKNKKSKATQ